From Musa acuminata AAA Group cultivar baxijiao chromosome BXJ3-8, Cavendish_Baxijiao_AAA, whole genome shotgun sequence, one genomic window encodes:
- the LOC135644429 gene encoding uncharacterized protein LOC135644429: MAISRRSYPFRSPSLVSRLHTLVSDRQRRNHSSTGENGDTGSVLPPKEGSYDQSSWKTVDSRAVGIRRSSISSSTWTVLNILQRKGFDAYLVGGCVRDLLLERIPKDFDVITNATLKQIKKQFRRCIIIGRRFPICQVHVQGSIVEVSSFNTNDKDLKKQKNDVHSQVSNGCDVDDFVRWKNCMDRDFTINSLFFDPNCYTIYDYVGGIRDLRTLKVRTVIPAHLSFDKDCARILRGLRIVARLGLQFSKETAAAIRDLSSSILTLNESRLRMELNFMLAYGAAESSIRLLQKFKLLDILLPIQAAYLADQSRKQVAQGSTMLMKLFSNADKLLAADHPADSILWLALLAFHLALVENPQDALVVWTFSAILHNGTWKKASEYARKNVKAHAQFVPEIRSSSDTKSDELIFEETSHLASLVKSSVNAFTSIDALQQSLGRYQGPLSSGVVLVSEKMGSNVSKLFKILESDIESYDNGRKTCEINYQLLKKGDPDETRFMLGKIIMETMNSESESPHDQSQNLPTTQKSHHKLSALFK, translated from the exons ATGGCGATCTCGCGTCGAAGCTACCCCTTCCGCTCCCCCTCCCTCGTCTCTCGCCTACACACCCTCGTCTCCGACCGCCAG AGGCGGAATCATTCGTCCACGGGGGAAAATGGTGATACTGGCTCGGTTCTTCCGCCGAAGGAAG gttcatatgATCAATCATCTTGGAAGACAGTGGACTCAAGGGCTGTTGGTATTAGGAGGTCATCTATATCATCCTCTACATGGACTGTACTGAATATTCTTCAAAGAAAAG GATTTGATGCCTATCTAGTTGGTGGGTGTGTGAGGGATTTGCTTCTGGAGAGAATACCAAAAGACTTTGATGTAATTACCAATGCCACACTCAAACAG ATCAAAAAACAATTTCGGCGTTGTATAATAATAGGGCGCCGTTTTCCAATATGCCAGGTTCATGTTCAAGGTTCCATTGTTGAG GTTTCTAGCTTTAACACCAATGATAAAGatctgaaaaaacaaaaaaatgatgtGCACTCTCAAGTTTCCAATGGTTGTGATGTGGATGACTTCGTTCGCTGGAAGAACTGCATGGATCGTGATTTCACGATTAACAG TTTATTCTTTGATCCTAATTGCTATACCATCTATGATTATGTTGGTGGAATAAGGGATTTAAGGACATTAAAG GTTCGGACTGTCATTCCTGCTCACCTATCATTTGACAAGGACTGTG CAAGAATCTTGCGTGGCTTACGAATTGTTGCTCGGCTTGGTTTGCAATTTTCAAAGGAGACGGCGGCTGCAATACGAGATCTTTCTTCGTCCATACTGACTCTTAATGAG TCAAGGCTTAGGATGGAGCTGAATTTTATGTTAGCATATGGCGCAGCAGAATCCTCTATACGCTTGCTTCAAAAGTTCAAACTTCTTGATATTTTGCTTCCCATACAG GCAGCATATCTGGCTGATCAAAGCAGGAAGCAAGTTGCACAGGGCTCTACCATGCTGATG AAATTATTTTCTAATGCTGATAAATTACTTGCTGCTGACCACCCAGCTGACAGCATCTTGTG GTTGGCATTGTTGGCATTTCACCTCGCATTAGTAGAAAATCCTCAAGATGCTCTTGTAGTTTGGACGTTTTCTGCCATCCTACACAATGGGACGTGGAAAAAGGCTTCAGAATATGCAAGGAAAAATGTGAAGGCTCATGCACAATTTGTTCCAGAAATTCGATCATCATCAGATACTAAATCTGATGAGCTTATCTTCGAAGAAACCTCCCATTTAGCTTCACTGGTTAAGTCTTCTGTCAATGCTTTTACAAGTATAGATGCTCTGCAGCAATCACTAGGCAGATACCAAGGTCCTTTATCTTCAGGAGTG GTATTAGTGTCTGAGAAAATGGGGAGCAACGTGTCCAAACTTTTTAAGATCCTGGAAAGCGATATAGAATCATATGACAACGGAAGAAAAACATGCGAAATCAATTATCAGCTACTCAAGAAAGGAGATCCAGATGAAACCAGATTCATGCTTGGAAAAATCATCATGGAGACAATGAACAGTGAGTCCGAGTCTCCGCATGATCAGAGTCAAAATTTGCCTACAACGCAGAAAAGTCATCATAAGCTGTCTGCATTGTTCAAGTAA
- the LOC103994447 gene encoding catalase isozyme 2, translated as MDPYKYRPSSNYNSPFWTTNSGAPVWNNNSSLTVGIRGPILLEDYHLVEKLAQFDRERIPERVVHARGASAKGFFEVTHDVSHLTCADFLRAPGVQTPIIVRFSTVIHERGSPETLRDPRGFAVKFYTREGNFDLVGNNFPVFFIRDGMKFPDMVHALKPNPKSHIQENWRILDFFSHHPESLHMFSFLFDDVGVPLNYRHMDGSGVHTFTLLNREGKATYVKFHWRPTSGVKCLLEDEAVTVGGNNHSHGTQDLYDSIAAGNYPEWKLFIQTMDPEHEDRFDFDPLDVTKTWPEDIFPLQPVGRMVLNKNIDNFFNENEQLAFCPAIIVPGIYYSDDKLLQTRIFSYSDTQRHRLGPNYLMLPVNAPKCAHHNNHHDGFMNFMHRDEEVNYFPSRYDPVRHAERFPIPSSVVTGRREKSIINKENNFKQPGERYRSWAPDRQERFVHRWVDALSDPRVTHEIRDIWISYWSQCDKSLGQKIATRLNVKPTM; from the exons ATGGATCCTTACAAG TACCGACCTTCGAGCAACTACAACTCCCCCTTCTGGACCACCAACTCTGGGGCTCCTGTTTGGAACAATAACTCCTCACTCACCGTCGGAATCCGAG GTCCTATTCTTCTTGAGGATTACCATCTCGTTGAAAAGCTTGCCCAATTTGATAGAGAGCGCATTCCTGAACGCGTTGTTCATGCCAGGGGAGCAAGCGCAAAGGGCTTCTTTGAGGTTACCCATGATGTCTCTCACCTGACCTGTGCTGATTTCCTCCGTGCACCAGGAGTACAAACCCCTATCATCGTTCGCTTTTCAACTGTTATTCATGAGCGTGGGAGTCCTGAAACCTTGAGAGACCCACGAGGTTTTGCAGTGAAGTTTTATACAAGAGAG GGCAACTTTGATCTGGTGGGCAACAACTTCCCTGTGTTCTTCATCCGTGATGGGATGAAGTTCCCCGACATGGTCCATGCTCTCAAACCAAACCCAAAGTCTCACATTCAGGAGAATTGGAGGATTCTTGACTTTTTCTCTCACCACCCAGAGAGCTTGCACATGTTTTCTTTCCTCTTTGATGATGTTGGTGTTCCCCTGAACTACAGGCACATGGATGGTTCTGGTGTGCACACCTTTACTCTTCTCAACAGGGAAGGAAAAGCTACATATGTTAAGTTCCACTGGAGGCCAACAAGTGGCGTGAAGTGTTTGTTGGAGGACGAGGCTGTGACAGTAGGAGGAAACAACCATAGCCATGGCACTCAGGATCTTTATGATTCCATTGCTGCTGGAAACTACCCGGAGTGGAAGCTCTTCATTCAGACCATGGATCCTGAACATGAGGATAGGTTTGATTTTGACCCACTCGATGTCACCAAGACATGGCCAGAAGACATCTTTCCTCTGCAGCCAGTTGGGCGCATGGTCTTGAACAAGAACATTGATAACTTCTTCAACGAAAACGAGCAACTTGCCTTCTGCCCAGCAATCATAGTGCCTGGAATCTATTACTCAGATGATAAGCTACTTCAGACCAGAATTTTCTCTTATTCCGACACCCAGAGGCACCGTCTTGGACCAAACTATCTGATGCTTCCAGTAAATGCTCCCAAGTGTGCTCATCACAACAACCACCATGATGGATTTATGAACTTCATGCACAGGGATGAGGAG GTGAACTACTTCCCCTCCAGGTATGATCCTGTTCGACATGCAGAGAGGTTCCCAATCCCATCCTCTGTTGTTACTGGAAGGCGTGAGAAA TCTATCATCAACAAGGAGAACAACTTTAAGCAGCCTGGAGAGAGATACCGCTCTTGGGCTCCTGATCG CCAAGAGCGATTCGTCCATAGATGGGTTGATGCGTTATCTGACCCTCGGGTGACACATGAAATAAGGGACATATGGATTTCCTACTGGTCTCAG TGCGACAAGTCTCTTGGTCAGAAGATCGCAACCCGTCTTAATGTAAAACCAACCATGTGA
- the LOC135644924 gene encoding UPF0548 protein At2g17695-like, whose product MVGGLFLSLGRPTRQQQKACIARSGDFNYDPKFHGASSPLRSSLGDNVVVEEEALSKSGFFVNRARVLLGAGPRTFDLAKSALLSWKHFELGWTFVDPETPVEKGERFCVCVKEVIPWLMMPLRIAYVRDEISGRGPTKASFGFGSGTLQGHLLAGEERFSIERDENDEVWYEIYSFSKPAHFLSMVGYPYVKLRQQFFAHRSANALKKHVAMKQQCAVGE is encoded by the exons ATGGTGGGCGGCTTGTTCCTTAGTTTGGGGCGGCCCACGCGACAGCAGCAGAAGGCCTGCATCGCCCGCTCCGGCGACTTCAACTACGACCCCAAATTCCACGGcgcttcctctcctcttcgaagTAGTCTCGGAGACAACGTAGTAGTCGAAGAAGAAGCCCTTTCCAAGAGCGGTTTCTTCGTCAACCGCGCCCGTGTCCTCCTCGGCGCGGGTCCCCGCACCTTCGACCTTGCCAAATCCGCCCTCCTCTCTTGGAA GCACTTTGAATTGGGATGGACGTTTGTGGATCCGGAGACGCCGGTCGAGAAAGGGGAGAGGTTCTGCGTCTGCGTGAAGGAGGTGATACCGTGGCTGATGATGCCGCTCCGGATCGCCTACGTGCGTGACGAGATCTCTGGCCGCGGCCCGACCAAGGCTTCCTTCGGTTTCGGCAGTGGCACTCTCCAAGGCCACCTCTTG GCTGGGGAGGAGCGCTTCTCGATCGAGCGGGACGAGAACGACGAGGTCTGGTATGAAATCTATTCCTTCTCTAAGCCTGCACACTTCCTCTCCATGGTTGGCTATCCATATGTAAAGCTTAGGCAGCAGTTCTTCGCTCATCGTTCTGCGAATGCACTAAAAAAGCATGTTGCCATGAAACAGCAGTGTGCGGTAGGAGAGTGA